Proteins from one Drosophila gunungcola strain Sukarami chromosome 3R, Dgunungcola_SK_2, whole genome shotgun sequence genomic window:
- the LOC128252432 gene encoding probable sodium/potassium/calcium exchanger CG1090 isoform X1, translating to MIVRRRSRRARMWNMGLLFLIYYCVSVYSAKGDTKEGLPLSANVRSQEEGDGDEEAKGEDSAGANTEGSSVLDTTPAFEGQVTTQATPVHGAVPTWRPKRYNCTPPAIEQFPEPLMNKWARQHGGLILHILVAIFTFFGLAIVCDEYFVASLDRLCEELKLSPDVAGATFMAAGSSAPELATVVIGVFFAKDDIGISGVIGSAVFNIMFVISVCALCSGTVCQLNWWPLVRDCFFYCVSILVMLIIIFNDVISCFESVVMLLCYVVYCVALHFNTELERWALGLNLPFKLPSKEEQSALVTYKNVPESSYTQETGQAQGQQPPKELSAQPQNDYQNYSDPNASWDPNAAWGEESQPKPVANPPPVDDWGMGQVGQENMGYHADQPESVVTGEAAAAAAAATAAKSGGQVVANQAAAPGGVDYYKSTDKQREPRRDPLLRPTEGGLPALVAWYVVYPIHYLCKKTMPDCRLEQYRNWYPFTFLMSMVWISFYSYFMVWMITVIGSTLAIPDTVMGLTFVAAGVSVPDALSSIAVIKEGYGDMAVSNAIGSNVFDILVCLGLPWFIQTAIIKPGSHVNVISKGSLLHAVTVLHRGLLDPLDAPERLEAGQATGHHTHDLVSVLHHAGVALRNECLWLHEPTRVSQHLLRTRDDVRNALIFSLPAPSTVYI from the exons ATG ATTGTTCGTCGCCGATCGCGCCGCGCCCGCATGTGGAACATGGGACTGCTTTTCTTAATATACTACTGCGTCAGCGTGTACTCCGCCAAAGGAGACACCAAAGAGGGACTGCCCCTGTCCGCCAATGTGAGAAGTCAGGAAGAGGGCGACGGCGACGAGGAGGCTAAGGGAGAGGACAGCGCGGGGGCGAACACAGAGGGCAGCTCCGTTCTGGATACCACACCGGCGTTTGAG GGGCAGGTGACCACGCAGGCCACTCCCGTTCATGGAGCCGTTCCCACCTGGCGTCCCAAGCGCTACAACTGCACGCCTCCGGCCATCGAACAGTTCCCTGAGCCGCTGATGAACAAGTGGGCTCGACAGCACGGCGGCCTCATCCTGCACATCCTGGTGGCCATCTTCACCTTCTTCGGCCTGGCTATCGTGTGCGACGAGTACTTTGTGGCCAGCCTGGACCGGTTGTGCGAGG AGCTAAAGCTTTCGCCGGATGTGGCGGGAGCCACGTTTATGGCTGCCGGAAGCTCGGCCCCTGAGTTGGCCACCGTGGTCATAGGAGTGTTCTTTGCCAAGGACGACATCGGCATCAGCGGAGTCATCGGCTCGGCCGTGTTCAACATCATGTTCGTGATCTCAGTGTGCGCCCTGTGCTCGGGCACCGTCTGCCAGCTGAACTGGTGGCCCCTGGTGCGAGACTGCTTCTTCTACTGCGTCTCCATCCTGGTCATGCTGATAATCATCTTCAACGACGTCATTTCCTGC TTTGAGTCCGTGGTGATGCTTCTCTGCTACGTGGTCTACTGCGTGGCCCTGCACTTCAACACAGAGCTGGAACGATGGGCCCTGGGTCTGAACCTGCCCTTCAAGCTGCCCAGCAAGGAGGAGCAGTCGGCGCTGGTGACCTACAAGAACGTGCCGGAGAGCTCATACACCCAAGAGACTGGCCAGGCCCAGGGGCAGCAGCCACCAAAGGAGCTCAGTGCGCAGCCGCAGAACGACTACCAGAACTACAGCGATCCCAATGCCAGCTGGGACCCGAACGCCGCCTGGGGCGAGGAGAGCCAGCCCAAGCCGGTGGCCAATCCGCCGCCGGTCGACGACTGGGGCATGGGCCAGGTGGGTCAGGAGAACATGGGCTACCACGCCGACCAGCCCGAGTCAGTGGTCACAGgcgaggcggcggcggcggcggcggcggcaactGCTGCCAAGAGTGGTGGCCAAGTGGTTGCCAACCAGGCAGCCGCGCCCGGAGGCGTCGACTACTACAAGTCCACGGACAAGCAGCGAGAGCCACGCCGCGATCCCCTGCTCCGACCGACGGAAGGAGGGCTGCCAGCACTGGTCGCCTGGTACGTGGTCTACCCGATCCACTATCTCTGCAAGAAGACGATGCCCGACTGCCGGCTGGAGCAGTATCGCAACTGGTACCCATTCACGTTCCTGATGTCGATGGTGTGGATCTCGTTCTACTCGTACTTCATGGTGTGGATGATCACCGTGATAGGCTCCACGCTGGCCATTCCGGACACAGTGATGGGGCTGACGTTTGTGGCCGCTGGCGTGTCCGTCCCGGATGCCCTAAGCTCAATAGCCGTTATCAAAGAGGGCTACGGCGACATGGCCGTGTCGAACGCCATTGGCTCCAATGTCTTTGATATACTAGTGTGCTTAGGTCTTCCCTGGTTCATTCAAACGGCCATCATAAAGCCCGGCTCGCACGTCAACGTAATATCCAAGGGTAG CCTACTCCACGCTGTCACTGTTCTCCACCGTGGTCTTCTTGATCCTCTCGACGCACCTGAACGGCTGGAAGCTGGACAAGCGACTGGGCATCATACTCATGATCTGGTATCTGTTCTTCATCACGCTGGCGTCGCTCTACGAAATGAATGTCTTTGGCTACATGAACCCACCCGAGTGTCCCA GCACTTACTAAGAACCCGAGACGATGTCAGAAACGCACTTATATTTTCACTACCAGCACCAAGTACCGTATACATATAG
- the LOC128252432 gene encoding probable sodium/potassium/calcium exchanger CG1090 isoform X2, translating into MNEHECIVFTIVRRRSRRARMWNMGLLFLIYYCVSVYSAKGDTKEGLPLSANVRSQEEGDGDEEAKGEDSAGANTEGSSVLDTTPAFEGQVTTQATPVHGAVPTWRPKRYNCTPPAIEQFPEPLMNKWARQHGGLILHILVAIFTFFGLAIVCDEYFVASLDRLCEELKLSPDVAGATFMAAGSSAPELATVVIGVFFAKDDIGISGVIGSAVFNIMFVISVCALCSGTVCQLNWWPLVRDCFFYCVSILVMLIIIFNDVISCFESVVMLLCYVVYCVALHFNTELERWALGLNLPFKLPSKEEQSALVTYKNVPESSYTQETGQAQGQQPPKELSAQPQNDYQNYSDPNASWDPNAAWGEESQPKPVANPPPVDDWGMGQVGQENMGYHADQPESVVTGEAAAAAAAATAAKSGGQVVANQAAAPGGVDYYKSTDKQREPRRDPLLRPTEGGLPALVAWYVVYPIHYLCKKTMPDCRLEQYRNWYPFTFLMSMVWISFYSYFMVWMITVIGSTLAIPDTVMGLTFVAAGVSVPDALSSIAVIKEGYGDMAVSNAIGSNVFDILVCLGLPWFIQTAIIKPGSHVNVISKGLAYSTLSLFSTVVFLILSTHLNGWKLDKRLGIILMIWYLFFITLASLYEMNVFGYMNPPECPSTY; encoded by the exons ATGAATGAACATGAATGTATTGTATTTACA ATTGTTCGTCGCCGATCGCGCCGCGCCCGCATGTGGAACATGGGACTGCTTTTCTTAATATACTACTGCGTCAGCGTGTACTCCGCCAAAGGAGACACCAAAGAGGGACTGCCCCTGTCCGCCAATGTGAGAAGTCAGGAAGAGGGCGACGGCGACGAGGAGGCTAAGGGAGAGGACAGCGCGGGGGCGAACACAGAGGGCAGCTCCGTTCTGGATACCACACCGGCGTTTGAG GGGCAGGTGACCACGCAGGCCACTCCCGTTCATGGAGCCGTTCCCACCTGGCGTCCCAAGCGCTACAACTGCACGCCTCCGGCCATCGAACAGTTCCCTGAGCCGCTGATGAACAAGTGGGCTCGACAGCACGGCGGCCTCATCCTGCACATCCTGGTGGCCATCTTCACCTTCTTCGGCCTGGCTATCGTGTGCGACGAGTACTTTGTGGCCAGCCTGGACCGGTTGTGCGAGG AGCTAAAGCTTTCGCCGGATGTGGCGGGAGCCACGTTTATGGCTGCCGGAAGCTCGGCCCCTGAGTTGGCCACCGTGGTCATAGGAGTGTTCTTTGCCAAGGACGACATCGGCATCAGCGGAGTCATCGGCTCGGCCGTGTTCAACATCATGTTCGTGATCTCAGTGTGCGCCCTGTGCTCGGGCACCGTCTGCCAGCTGAACTGGTGGCCCCTGGTGCGAGACTGCTTCTTCTACTGCGTCTCCATCCTGGTCATGCTGATAATCATCTTCAACGACGTCATTTCCTGC TTTGAGTCCGTGGTGATGCTTCTCTGCTACGTGGTCTACTGCGTGGCCCTGCACTTCAACACAGAGCTGGAACGATGGGCCCTGGGTCTGAACCTGCCCTTCAAGCTGCCCAGCAAGGAGGAGCAGTCGGCGCTGGTGACCTACAAGAACGTGCCGGAGAGCTCATACACCCAAGAGACTGGCCAGGCCCAGGGGCAGCAGCCACCAAAGGAGCTCAGTGCGCAGCCGCAGAACGACTACCAGAACTACAGCGATCCCAATGCCAGCTGGGACCCGAACGCCGCCTGGGGCGAGGAGAGCCAGCCCAAGCCGGTGGCCAATCCGCCGCCGGTCGACGACTGGGGCATGGGCCAGGTGGGTCAGGAGAACATGGGCTACCACGCCGACCAGCCCGAGTCAGTGGTCACAGgcgaggcggcggcggcggcggcggcggcaactGCTGCCAAGAGTGGTGGCCAAGTGGTTGCCAACCAGGCAGCCGCGCCCGGAGGCGTCGACTACTACAAGTCCACGGACAAGCAGCGAGAGCCACGCCGCGATCCCCTGCTCCGACCGACGGAAGGAGGGCTGCCAGCACTGGTCGCCTGGTACGTGGTCTACCCGATCCACTATCTCTGCAAGAAGACGATGCCCGACTGCCGGCTGGAGCAGTATCGCAACTGGTACCCATTCACGTTCCTGATGTCGATGGTGTGGATCTCGTTCTACTCGTACTTCATGGTGTGGATGATCACCGTGATAGGCTCCACGCTGGCCATTCCGGACACAGTGATGGGGCTGACGTTTGTGGCCGCTGGCGTGTCCGTCCCGGATGCCCTAAGCTCAATAGCCGTTATCAAAGAGGGCTACGGCGACATGGCCGTGTCGAACGCCATTGGCTCCAATGTCTTTGATATACTAGTGTGCTTAGGTCTTCCCTGGTTCATTCAAACGGCCATCATAAAGCCCGGCTCGCACGTCAACGTAATATCCAAGG GACTAGCCTACTCCACGCTGTCACTGTTCTCCACCGTGGTCTTCTTGATCCTCTCGACGCACCTGAACGGCTGGAAGCTGGACAAGCGACTGGGCATCATACTCATGATCTGGTATCTGTTCTTCATCACGCTGGCGTCGCTCTACGAAATGAATGTCTTTGGCTACATGAACCCACCCGAGTGTCCCA GCACTTACTAA
- the LOC128252448 gene encoding zinc finger protein 467: MSTINLHPPQTYSRLFRPWDSQRQTAASAPRTVKQEEEQVPETGTIAIKTELTSSGFGHDSERDFSSASSASSSSSSSSSSSSSSNSSSKSCYEDALSHNSYIRTSTPHPVFPHAHAHAHPEPPTASPVSLAPPATQQPAPFLPAASDLYYAAAAAAAAAASTPPAGFGMDPFTLGLMEQEYARVMAEDAQLKALNARKQRPKKFKCPHCDVAFSNNGQLKGHIRIHTGERPFKCDVDTCGKTFTRNEELTRHKRIHTGLRPYPCSACGKKFGRRDHLKKHMKTHMPQERQLGPAIFVPMYPYLYGY; encoded by the exons ATGTCCACGATTAACCTGCATCCCCCGCAAACCTATTCGCGCCTGTTCCGCCCCTGGGACTCGCAGCGCCAGACAGCCGCCTCGGCGCCCAGGACGGTCAAGCAGGAGGAGGAACAGGTCCCGGAGACGGGGACCATCGCCATCAAGACGGAGCTGACCAGCAGTGGCTTTGGCCACGACTCCGAGCGGGACTTCTCGTCCGCCTcttccgcctcctcctcctcctcgtcgtcgtcgtcatcgtcgagcagcagcaacagcagcagcaagtcCTGCTACGAGGATGCCCTGAGCCACAACAGCTACATCCGCACCTCCACGCCCCATCCCGTCTTTCCCcatgcccacgcccacgcccacccGGAACCGCCCACCGCCAGCCCCGTGTCCCTGGCTCCACCAGCAACCCAGCAGCCCGCTCCCTTCCTGCCCGCCGCCAGCGACCTCTACTACGCGGCCGCCgcagctgccgccgccgccgccagcACGCCGCCCGCCGGGTTCGGCATGGACCCCTTCACGCTGGGCCTCATGGAGCAGGAGTACGCCCGGGTCATGGCCGAAGACGCCCAGTTGAAGGCGCTCAATGCGCGCAAGCAGCGCCCCAAGAAGTTCAAGTGCCCCCACTGCGACGTGGCCTTCTCCAACAACGGCCAGCTGAAGGGCCACATCCGCATCCACACCG GCGAACGCCCCTTCAAGTGCGACGTGGACACCTGCGGCAAGACCTTCACGCGCAACGAGGAGCTGACGCGCCACAAGCGGATCCACACCGGACTGCGGCCATATCCGTGCAGTGCCTGCGGCAAGAAGTTCGGCCGCCGTGACCACCTCAAGAAGCACATGAAGACGCACATGCCGCAGGAGCGCCAGCTGGGCCCGGCCATCTTTGTGCCCATGTACCCCTACCTGTATGGATACTGA
- the LOC128252454 gene encoding uncharacterized protein LOC128252454 — translation MSMRTRALVFSTFFGSCLAIGLLLVSMTSNHWVRADPRRKNSAEAKGEVNFGLFYGSQHLNPGFGVRTYPVDVYSFVRTENGDTSYWLWLLTTLGTGFGLLACAVAAIAAVLKSASAAKRGGTMVLLLAANISAAGAQVVAFVAWLVQFYNYFTLNVLLAEHQQQHWYSTGLAYLGYSFYLVVISTIVVLGNLAVLLYAKHRDLRDRQRLEPLSEDKNKAAIMLY, via the exons ATGAGCATGCGCACACGTGCCCTGGTCTTCTCCACCTTCTTCGGCAGCTGCCTGGCCATCGGCCTCCTGCTGGTCAGCATGACCAGTAACCACTGGGTGCGGGCCGATCCGCGCCGCAAGAACTCCGCGGAGGCCAAGGGCGAGGTCAACTTCGGACTCTTCTACGGCAGCCAGCACCTGAACCCCGGATTCGGCGTGCGCACCTATCCGGTTGACG TTTACTCATTTGTCCGCACAGAGAACGGCGACACCAGCTACTGGCTCTGGCTCCTGACCACCTTGGGCACAGGATTCGGCCTTTTGGCCTGCGCCGTGGCCGCCATTGCCGCCGTCCTCAAGTCGGCCTCTGCGGCCAAGAGAGGCGGCACGATGGTGCTGCTCCTGGCCGCCAACATATCCGCTGCGGGGGCCCAGGTGGTGGCATTTGTGGCCTGGCTGGTGCAGTTCTACAACTACTTCACCCTCAACGTACTGCTGGCcgagcaccagcagcagcactggTACAGCACGGGGCTGGCCTACCTCGGCTACAGCTTCTACCTGGTCGTGATCTCCACCATCGTAGTGCTGGGCAACCTAGCCGTTCTGCTGTACGCCAAGCACCGGGACCTCCGCGACCGCCAACGCCTGGAGCCGCTAAGCGAGGACAAGAACAAGGCCGCCATAATGCTGTACTAG
- the LOC128252437 gene encoding S-phase kinase-associated protein 2 isoform X1 produces MSGRKHRGSENMENLCPVTRKRSTSKNPASAVGALVSATKSSHYEHPSSPSALTFEALEEMGIGMLDSEESSSSALSAIALAVSASATSDDNSNETTPYASVPRMAHQLQNPQRLSLGSSADTTQDSTAVEDTLSRQSADILQMLSQSKRSALGTEGGSNSNSPSKRLRNPLAAVTCNNQSETAVPLNFQPSTSRLAQVRQAKKPSPAQIPARLVPTDSFFVYRTPAMSAHISSGINYFERLSDETLLDIFKWLPKKTLLRMATVCRRFNRCSRDETLWTRLDLGLRTIRPGALEQIVRRGVLVIRLAQASVQEPAFTPSLASFRVRLQYLDLSMASISRSSLRTLLSHCRQLKKISLENTELDDSICTEIARNKALEAVNLTMASGLTANSVRLMMDSLTNLSSLNISWTDLSADAVTALVTHISPNVIRLNVAGCRRVLFDSHVALLQKRCPQLLELDLSDCNSLTPAAITAIMKFNMLEYLSVSRCYLIPATRFIELKGMPSLTYLDIFGMLSDAAMEVLEKQMPKMGINKFIHSSVSRPTVGTRRTSIWGLRTRD; encoded by the exons atgaGCGGCCGCAAGCACAGAGGCTCTGAGAACATGGAAAATCTGTGCCCCGTCACCAG AAAACGCTCGACCAGCAAGAACCCCGCCTCGGCCGTGGGCGCTCTAGTTTCCGCCACGAAGTCGTCGCACTACGAGCACCCTTCCTCGCCCTCGGCACTTACCTTCGAGGCCCTGGAGGAGATGGGCATCGGCATGCTGGACTCCGAGGAGAGCAGTTCCTCGGCGCTCTCGGCCATCGCGTTGGCGGTCAGTGCCAGTGCCACCAGCGACGACAACTCCAACGAGACGACGCCGTACGCCAGTGTGCCCCGCATGGCGCACCAGTTGCAGAACCCGCAGCGCCTGAGCTTGGGCTCCTCGGCGGACACCACCCAGGATAGCACCGCCGTCGAGGATACCCTGTCCCGCCAGTCGGCCGATATCCTGCAGATGCTGTCGCAGTCCAAGCGCTCTGCGCTGGGAACAGAAGGCGGCAGTAACTCGAACTCACCCAGCAAGCGCTTGCGAAACCCCCTGGCCGCCGTCACCTGCAACAACCAGAGTGAGACGGCGGTCCCGCTCAATTTTCAGCCCTCCACCAGCAGGCTGGCGCAAGTCCGGCAGGCAAAGAAGCCCTCGCCGGCACAGATCCCCGCCCGGCTGGTACCCACGGACAGCTTCTTTGTGTACCGCACCCCGGCCATGAGTGCCCACATCAGCAGCGGAATCAACTATTTTGAACGATTGTCTGACGAAACACTGCTGGACATCTTCAAGTGGCTCCCGAAGAAGACACTTTTGCGCATGGCCACCGTTTGTCGACGCTTCAACCGCTGCTCCCGCGATGAGACCTTGTGGACAAGGCTGGATCTGGGTCTGCGAACCATTCGACCGGGCGCCCTCGAGCAAATTGTGCGACGAGGAGTCCTGGTAATACGTCTGGCCCAGGCTAGT GTCCAGGAGCCGGCCTTCACACCATCGTTGGCAAGCTTTAGGGTGCGACTGCAATATCTCGACTTGAGCATGGCCTCCATTAGTCGAAGCTCACTCCGTACACTACTGTCCCACTGCCGCCAGCTGAAGAAAATAAGTCTAGAGAACACTGAGCTGGATGACAGCATTTGCACGGAGATCGCCAGAAACAAGGCCTTGGAGGCAGTCAATCTAACCATGGCCAGCGGCCTAACAGCCAACAGTGTGCGTCTGATGATGGATTCTCTGACCAATCTGAGCAGCCTAAACATATCGTGGACTGACCTAAGTGCAGATGCTGTTACGGCGCTGGTCACTCACATCTCGCCCAATGTTATTCGTCTGAATGTTGCAGGCTGTCGCCGCGTACTTTTCGACTCTC ATGTTGCATTGCTCCAGAAACGATGCCCTCAGCTCCTGGAGCTCGATCTATCGGACTGCAATAGTCTTACCCCAGCAGCTATTACGGCCATTATGAAGTTCAATATGTTGGAATATTTGTCCGTTTCCCGTTGTTATCTCATTCCCGCTACCAGATTCAT CGAGCTGAAGGGTATGCCCTCTCTGACCTATTTGGACATATTTGGAATGCTGTCGGACGCCGCCATGGAGGTCCTTGAGAAGCAAATGCCCAAAATGGGCATCAACAAGTTCATACACAGTTCGGTTTCCCGCCCGACTGTGGGCACGCGGCGCACCTCGATTTGGGGACTTCGCACCCGCGACTAA
- the LOC128252437 gene encoding S-phase kinase-associated protein 2 isoform X2, whose product MGIGMLDSEESSSSALSAIALAVSASATSDDNSNETTPYASVPRMAHQLQNPQRLSLGSSADTTQDSTAVEDTLSRQSADILQMLSQSKRSALGTEGGSNSNSPSKRLRNPLAAVTCNNQSETAVPLNFQPSTSRLAQVRQAKKPSPAQIPARLVPTDSFFVYRTPAMSAHISSGINYFERLSDETLLDIFKWLPKKTLLRMATVCRRFNRCSRDETLWTRLDLGLRTIRPGALEQIVRRGVLVIRLAQASVQEPAFTPSLASFRVRLQYLDLSMASISRSSLRTLLSHCRQLKKISLENTELDDSICTEIARNKALEAVNLTMASGLTANSVRLMMDSLTNLSSLNISWTDLSADAVTALVTHISPNVIRLNVAGCRRVLFDSHVALLQKRCPQLLELDLSDCNSLTPAAITAIMKFNMLEYLSVSRCYLIPATRFIELKGMPSLTYLDIFGMLSDAAMEVLEKQMPKMGINKFIHSSVSRPTVGTRRTSIWGLRTRD is encoded by the exons ATGGGCATCGGCATGCTGGACTCCGAGGAGAGCAGTTCCTCGGCGCTCTCGGCCATCGCGTTGGCGGTCAGTGCCAGTGCCACCAGCGACGACAACTCCAACGAGACGACGCCGTACGCCAGTGTGCCCCGCATGGCGCACCAGTTGCAGAACCCGCAGCGCCTGAGCTTGGGCTCCTCGGCGGACACCACCCAGGATAGCACCGCCGTCGAGGATACCCTGTCCCGCCAGTCGGCCGATATCCTGCAGATGCTGTCGCAGTCCAAGCGCTCTGCGCTGGGAACAGAAGGCGGCAGTAACTCGAACTCACCCAGCAAGCGCTTGCGAAACCCCCTGGCCGCCGTCACCTGCAACAACCAGAGTGAGACGGCGGTCCCGCTCAATTTTCAGCCCTCCACCAGCAGGCTGGCGCAAGTCCGGCAGGCAAAGAAGCCCTCGCCGGCACAGATCCCCGCCCGGCTGGTACCCACGGACAGCTTCTTTGTGTACCGCACCCCGGCCATGAGTGCCCACATCAGCAGCGGAATCAACTATTTTGAACGATTGTCTGACGAAACACTGCTGGACATCTTCAAGTGGCTCCCGAAGAAGACACTTTTGCGCATGGCCACCGTTTGTCGACGCTTCAACCGCTGCTCCCGCGATGAGACCTTGTGGACAAGGCTGGATCTGGGTCTGCGAACCATTCGACCGGGCGCCCTCGAGCAAATTGTGCGACGAGGAGTCCTGGTAATACGTCTGGCCCAGGCTAGT GTCCAGGAGCCGGCCTTCACACCATCGTTGGCAAGCTTTAGGGTGCGACTGCAATATCTCGACTTGAGCATGGCCTCCATTAGTCGAAGCTCACTCCGTACACTACTGTCCCACTGCCGCCAGCTGAAGAAAATAAGTCTAGAGAACACTGAGCTGGATGACAGCATTTGCACGGAGATCGCCAGAAACAAGGCCTTGGAGGCAGTCAATCTAACCATGGCCAGCGGCCTAACAGCCAACAGTGTGCGTCTGATGATGGATTCTCTGACCAATCTGAGCAGCCTAAACATATCGTGGACTGACCTAAGTGCAGATGCTGTTACGGCGCTGGTCACTCACATCTCGCCCAATGTTATTCGTCTGAATGTTGCAGGCTGTCGCCGCGTACTTTTCGACTCTC ATGTTGCATTGCTCCAGAAACGATGCCCTCAGCTCCTGGAGCTCGATCTATCGGACTGCAATAGTCTTACCCCAGCAGCTATTACGGCCATTATGAAGTTCAATATGTTGGAATATTTGTCCGTTTCCCGTTGTTATCTCATTCCCGCTACCAGATTCAT CGAGCTGAAGGGTATGCCCTCTCTGACCTATTTGGACATATTTGGAATGCTGTCGGACGCCGCCATGGAGGTCCTTGAGAAGCAAATGCCCAAAATGGGCATCAACAAGTTCATACACAGTTCGGTTTCCCGCCCGACTGTGGGCACGCGGCGCACCTCGATTTGGGGACTTCGCACCCGCGACTAA
- the LOC128252458 gene encoding uncharacterized protein LOC128252458 yields the protein MKLQLALTALLVISCGLVQAYNGDGQPGCKTQAELDIAVFRNDWDPTSYWKCESLDKPAIEMKCPSETGFMDSLKNCVSWEEWEWEKPVAPLSEADQ from the coding sequence ATGAAGCTTCAGCTCGCCCTTACTGCACTGCTCGTGATTTCGTGTGGGCTCGTCCAGGCCTACAACGGTGATGGGCAACCGGGTTGCAAGACCCAAGCGGAGCTCGACATTGCAGTTTTCCGTAACGATTGGGATCCCACTTCCTACTGGAAGTGTGAGTCACTCGACAAACCGGCCATTGAAATGAAGTGCCCCAGCGAAACAGGGTTCATGGATAGCCTCAAGAACTGCGTTAGCTGGGAGGAATGGGAGTGGGAGAAACCAGTGGCCCCGCTCAGCGAAGCGGATCAGTGA